In Clostridiales bacterium, the genomic stretch TTCTCCCGCGGTAACGATCTGCATTTCTATACTCTTATGAAAATGCGGCATATGAGTATAGTTATCTTGTTCAAAGATAAACAATCGGTTTTTTATATCGGAATAAGATTCGTAAAGGTCCATATCGTAATTTATTGTAATTTTACAGTATTTTACTGCTTGAATACAGTACTTTTTTAGTATATACTATAAATGCTTATCAGTCAAGCGATTGAATATCGTATTATTCCGTCGTTTGAACTTCTAATATAAAACGGGAAAGTGAATTATGGCAAGTCTTTCTTTGAGGAACGTCACAAAAACATATCCGCAAGCGGTGCGTAAGAAAAAGGGTGGCGATAATTCGCTTCGTACCGGCAGCTTCACGGCGGTCAAAGACTTTAATATGGAGATCGCGGACGGGGAGTTCGTCGTTTTTGTTGGACCATCGGGGTGCGGGAAATCCACGACGCTTCGAATGATCGCGGGGTTGGAGCATATTACATCCGGCGAATTGTACATAGGGGATAAACTCGTAAACAATGTGCAACCTATGAATAGGGATATTGCAATGGTTTTTCAAAGCTATGCGCTTTATCCGCACATGACCGCGTACAACAACATTGCGTTCGGGCTGAGGATGCGCAAGATTCATGTTGCCGTTGTAGACCAAAACGGTCAACCGGTGCTTAAGATCAACAGGAAAAAGCTTAAAGAGCTTGCAAAAGAGATCAAAAGCATTGAAAAAAAGCTCAGTGATACTATCGATCCGCCGAGCGAAGATGATAGGAGCGCTTTGGTAGATAAAAAAGCAAAGCTCGAGGAAGAATATAAATATTACGAAAGCACGCCCGTGCCCTCCTATAAGCTCAAGCATATTGCCAAGTCCGTTATCGACGAAAAGGTGAAGTGGGCGGCAAAGGTACTCGGTATAGAGGATATCCTGCAAAACAAGCCTTCGGCTATGTCGGGCGGACAACGTCAACGCATCGCGCTCGGGCGTGCCATAGTGCGCGAACCGAAGGTCATGCTTCTGGACGAACCGCTCAGTAACCTCGATGCAAAGCTGCGCACTCAAATGCGTTCGGAGCTCGTGCGACTTCATAACGAGCTGAAAACGACTTTTATCTATGTAACGCACGATCAAGTGGAAGCTATGACAATGGGAACGCGTATCGTCGTAATGAAAGACGGCATAGTTCAGCAAATAGATACGCCGACAAACCTGTTCGATTATCCCGATAACCGTTTTGTTGCCGGATTTATCGGCACGCCCCAAATGAATTTTTTCGACGTTACGGTCAAAAAGATCGGTAAAAAAATGTGTGTGACTTTTATATCCGGCGAGAAAGCGGAATTATCGCTTGAAAAGCTTCGTCCGTTTGACGAACGGTATTTGGACGGTGATGAGCATAAAGCCGTCATGGGCATTCGCGGTGCGGCGCTTCTTGTCGGGAAGGGCGAGAACGTCATAACCGCTACTGTCAATATAACCGAGGTTTTGGGCGACACTACGCAGATCTATGCGCGCCTTGACGGCATGGATAAAGACATTGTTATATGCGGCTCGGAGCGTGTAGTGTATTCTTCCGGCGATAAGATAAACGTGTCATTCGGCGAATCGAGCTTGCATTTCTTCGATGCGGATAGCGGCGCGTCCATACTCAAACGAGAGTAGTATCATGTTTTCAGATTGGCTTAAATTCTATTTTTTGGGTTTTTTCTCCAATAATCTTACAAGACAGGCACCGACGCGCGGTTGGTGGAACTGCCTTTTGTCGTTTGTGCTCGCCGTAGGATTGATGATTGCCGGATTTTTGATTGCGGATGCTTTTACGCTCGGCGTGCATTACAAAAAATCGACGACGTTTCGTACTGCCGTTCATTCCGTATTGACAGACGAGAACATAATGTATGCCGTTCGGAACGGCGAGCTTACGGCAAGCCGCGTAGGCTCTGATGAAAAGCGGGTGGTCGATACTATTTTAAGAGATGACGACAGAAAGGCTTACGGGGCGAGCGGTTACACTGTTGTTATAGACACCCGCGATTCCGACGCTTACGACGATTTTACGGCGTACTGTGTTTCGCGTGACGGCAACAATACCGAAATATCTTATGAGGAGTACAAGAATTTATCGGCGGCGGCGCAAGCCGAGTTTAGGTTCGCCGTTCGGTACAGCGGAAACGAGCTCGTGCTCGACGAAAATCGTATTAACGTATATGCCGAATATTTGAAAACCGTCGACGACGGGAAATACGCGGCGCGACTTGACGGGGCGTTGAGTATCGAGGAGTCGAGTGCGCGATATTCCGCCGTTTACGAGCTGTACGTGGAGGCATATTATCCGTCGTTAAAGGATTACGAGCGAGACGGCGCGCCCAAGCTTCGCAATTATTATTTGCGCGAGTACGTCGAAAAGCTCAGGTGTGACAGATATTTGTTTTTGTTCGACGACTGTATAATCACGTCGTTCGCTACCGACGGCGGGATCGAGTATTCGCTTTACGGGTTTTACGGCGGCGGGGATCGGAGCGTGAACGTAAATTCGGGAGAAGATGCTGACACGTTTATACTGGAATGTTTCAACGCCGGCAATGGCTTCGGCAGAACGATGATGATAATGAATTTGTTCCAGCTTATGCCCATATTCGTGTTCGGTGTTGTTGCGCTTACGTTATTGTTGATAATAGCGTCGCGCTTGATCAAATCGGATATATTCGTCCGTTCGGGCGATTGTTATAAAACCGTGTCGTCGTTATTGACGTTTACGGCGTTTGTTTCGGCGATATGCGCGGTGATAATAGGTTTTGCAGTCGGAACGTCTGATCTGTTTATGTGGACGTCGTTAATATTTTTCGGCGTACTTACGATACGGGTTGTGGCGCTGATAATCGGCGAAAGGGCAAGACTTAAAGCGCTTGACGTCGATCGGGAAAATATAATTTACAATGTCGGAGGTTCGATATGAAAAAAACAGGTAAAAAACTCGTAAGCACTTTATGCGCGATCGCGGTGTGCTGTTCGGTGTGCGGTGCCGCCGTCGGGTGCGGCAATCCATTCGTAGAGGAAGAGGAACAGGCCGATACGACCAAGGTGCAGCTGTACGTGGGCAATTTCAATCAGGGGTTCGGCAAAAAGTGGCTCGAGGACGCGGCGGCGCGCTTTTGCGAGCTTAAAAAGGACGAAACGGGCTATGCCGAAGGCAAGACCGGCGTGCAGATCATTATCGATGACGTATCTATCGGCGACAGCTTGATAGGGTCGGTCGGGAACGAGCGTTCGGAAATAATATTCAACGAAAGCATGGATTATTACAGTTGGATAAAGCGCGGAAACGTTCGGGATATTACCGAAATAGTGACGGGTGATCTCGGCGATTTTGGCGAAGCGGACAACACAATATACGACAAAATGTATCCGTCCGCGCAGTCGTTCTATCGCTATACGGACGATAAATTTTACGGTATACCGTTTTATGAGTCTACGTTCGGCATTATTTACGACCGCGACGTGTTTGAGAATAATAATCTTTATATGGATAAAAACGGCAGATTTACTTTGTCTTCTCAAACGGATTCAAACGCTTCTTCGGGGCCCGACGGCGACGCTGCGACGACAATAGACAACGGACTTCCCGCAACCTTCAGTGAGTTTTACGCGCTGTGCGACGAGATGAAACGCAAGGGCTTGCAGCCGTTTACTTGGACGGGCAGAAACGACAACTATATTTCGCGCTTCATTCAATCTATGTCGATGTATCTCGACGGATATGAGAACAGCAGGATACATTTCGATCTTCAAGGCACCGCGACCAAGCTCGTAGATCGCATAGAAAACGGCGTCGCCATACTTAAAGAACCGACGGAGATAAGTCAAAGCGACGCGTACAAAATGTACGAATCGGCGGGCAAGTATTATACGCTCGAATTTTTGAACAATATTTTAAGCCGTAACTACGATTATTCCGCAAAACGCGGAAACACGGCGTATAATCACACGAACGCGCAGGACGACTTTGTCACAAATAATACCAAACGCCATAAAAACTCACTCGGGAAGGACATCGCTATGCTTATCGACGGCACTTGGTTCTTGAACGAAGCCGCCGGAACATTTACCGATTTGTCCAAGACCGAGCCCAATGCGAGCGCAAGCATACGCCAATTCGGGCTTATGCCGTTGCCTCATCCCGACGATTGGGGCCCGCAAAAATTCACGTACGTAGACACCAATCAAACTTTGTGCTGCGTGACCAAAAACGCGGACGAGTCTAAAATGAAACTGATAAGCGACTTTATCAAGTTCTTGCATACCGACGCAGAACTCGAGGCTTTTACAAAAAGCACGAGTACTCTTCGCGCTTTCAAGTATATAGACGGTATGGATACGTCGGGCGACGGGTTCACGCCCTATGCCAAACAGCTTATAGAGCTGAAAAAATTTATAGGATCGGACGTTATATATCCGATATCCGACAACGCCGTTTTTGCCAACAATACGAATAAACTATTCTTCAGTCACGAGGAATTTCTGTCGAGTGCGGTCGGCGCGAGCACGCTCAAATATCCTAATCGCGTAATGGTAGGCAGTACGCCTACGAGTGAGAAAACCTATTTCGACGGACTTAAAGCGTATCACAATGCAACGTGGTGGAACGGTATCATAGAATGACGGCGGAGTATTTATGAAGAAGAAAAACGCAAACAGCGCCGCCGAGAACGCGACGCTCGATACAGCGACGACAGTTGCCGACGTTACCGATAAGATCGCTGACGCCGACACAGTCGAACGATCGACGGTCGCACCGAGAAACGATTTCGGCGCGCGCACGAAAACATTGCTCAAAAAGATCAAAACCAACTTTTTGTTCAACTGGCGCGACTATCTTTTTTATTTCGTTTTGGTGATAATCCCCGTCGTGCAGTTCGCGATAATGTACGTTGCGGTCAACTTCAACTCGATACTTATGTCCTTTCAGTCGTACGATAAGGACACGGGTGTGTTCAGTTGGACCGGGCTTGACAATTACAAAGCGTTTTTTACCGAACTCGGAACAAATTCACTTTGGAAAACGATGTTCATAAACTCGACCATAGCGTTTTTGGTCGCACAGTTTATAACGAAATCGCTTGCCGTGTTCTTTTCGTATTACATTTACAAAAAGCATTTCGGCTACAAGGTGTTCCGTGTGATATTGTTTATTCCGTCTATTATTTCGAGCGTCGTGACCGTGGCGGTGTTCTCTCAATTCATCGACGGCGCGTTCCCGAGCATATTGAACGATTGGTTCGGAATGACGGCGCAAGGCGGGCTCGCAAACCAAGAAACGACTTTCTTTTGGATATTGTTTTACAACGTTTGGATAGCGTTCGGTCCGTCGCTTTTGATATATTCGAGCACGATGAACGATATTTCTCCGTCGGTCACGGAAGCCGCTAAGATAGACGGCTGTAAGCCGTTTATGGAGTTTTTTCATATAATACTGCCCAACATCTGGCCCACATATGTGGTGTTTACCGTTGCAACGCTCGCGTCGTATTTCGGCAATAGCTTGAGCATATACGCGTTCTACGGCAGCTGGGCGGACGACAGGCTGTATACATTCGGATACTATTTATTCAGAAACGCCGAAATATACAAAGGCTCGCTCGAAGGCTATCCGTACTTAAGCACGATAGGCGTATGCTTTACGGTGGTGCTCGTGCCTATCGTGTTGGGCATAAGAAAGCTCATGCTTAAGCTTGGACCGAGCACTAAGTAGGAGGAATATCATGTCAAACCGAAAGGAAAGGCTGCGCGATTACGGAATAAAGTTCAAAGATTCGCTCACGCCATTCAATATAATTTTGTTTATCGGATTATTGTTGCTCGCGCTGTCGCTTGTTATCCCGTTCGTGTGGGCGATCATAACGTCGTTAAAGTCAAGACTCGATTTTAACGCGGATGCGCTTGGGTTTCCACCGCAGCTATATTGGCAGAACTATGTGGACGCATATAAAAACTTTACTGTATCGGTAGCTTACGGAACGGGAAAACGCACCTACAATATTTGGGGCATGCTTATATTTTCGCTCATATATTCGCTCGGTGGTGCGGTAATACAGTGTGCGGCATGCGTATTCGTTGCTTATGCCGTCGCGCGGTTCAAAAATTACAAAATATCCAAGCTGCTGTACGGCATAGTGATTGTGACTATGATACTGCCCATTGTCGGCGCGTTGCCCAGCGAGATACGAGTACTTAAAAGCTTGGGGCTTTACAACACCCTATTCGGGATACTGTTTATGAAGGCTTCGTTTCTCGGCACGTACTTTTTGGTGTTTCACTCGTTCTTTGCCGGAATACCTAAGGACTATTACGAGGCGGCGAGCTTGGACGGTGCAGGCAACTTTCAGATCCTGTTTAAAATAATTTTGCCTATGGCGAAAAACCTGATTTTTACGGTAATAATTCTGTACTTTATAGGAAATTGGAACGATTACAATGTTTCGCTCGTGTATGCGCCGAGCATACCCACGCTTGCATACGGGTTGTACAATTACAACTTCTCCAACGTGCCGGAAATAACGAGCACGCCGCATAAAATGGCAGGCGCAATGATGTTGTTTATCCCGATCATGATCTTTTTCTGCGTGTTCTCCGATAAACTTATATCCGGCAATCTCACTATGGGAGGTGTAAAAGAATAATGCAGAAAACAGCGAAAAAAAGCTTAATAGTTATTATCCTGTTTGTAGTTGCGCTGTTGCTCACGGTCACACTCGGTGTAAGCTTACCGTCGGCTACGAATGCTATGGGCGACGATCGGTCGAGTTCGCCGCTCGGCGTGGATAATGCTGTAACGACGCTTCCGAGCTGGTCGCTTAACAGCGATGAAAGTATGGCGTATTACGGCGAACGAACAAAACAGTACAGTCGCAAGCACGAAAAACAGCCGTTCAACGAAGGTCCCGACGGATATATGGACGTTACGGTAGACGCATTGCACGTGAAGCTTGCGGCAAATGACGTATTTACTTATAACAAGGTGATAGATCTAAGCAAGCTCGATCCGCTTACGCCCGTGTTCAAAATGGGCGTTATGCCCGATGACGGCAAACGCGACGCGCGGTCAATATACTTTGAGCTTACCGACGTATACGATCCGTCGATAAAAATGTCCATACAGATATCCACGGGAATAACGAGCCCCGAAACGCTTGTTTGGGCAAATTCGTGGACCATATATTCGTACATCATGGCAAAGACAGGTCCGCAGATATATACCGCGCTTTCCAACGACGAGATAACGCAAGGCACAAACGGAAACATTTACGGCAGTATAGCCAAATTCGGGCTTTACGGACAAAGGTCGGGTTACCGTGCATGCTCCGATTATCTTTCGATCTATTACGATTATAACGAAAAACAGCTCTATCAACAGTCTATATACGGCAGAATGCTTATATGCGATTTTGACGATCTTGCGCATTTCTCGTCGTTGTTCGGCGGTTTTACTACAGGCGAAGTCGTGATGAGCATGTACGGCTCGACGTATTATACGGATTTTCTCAATGTGTTCTTTTACGAGATAGCCGGCGAAACCGAGTTTTCGGAAAATATAACGGACGTAACTCCGCCACACATCTATGTTGACACGCCGAGCGAAATAACGACGGGTATTGTTGACTGCGAGTATTCGTTGTTCGACGCAAGCGTGCTCGATCCTTACGGCAGCGCTAAGCTTCGGACTAAAGTGATATACGGCTACGGCAGCGACAGCGCGTATAACGTGTCCGTTAAAGACGGTAAATTCACTCCCGACAAGGAGGGTATTTATACCGTGATTTACAGTGCAGACAACGAGTACGGCGCGCACAGCGAGGAGCATATCGATATAACGGTCAAGCCGTCCGACTACATGCAGATAGCGGTGGGCGATCTTTCGGACGAAAGCGGATACGTAGGTAAAACGATCGTAGTAAAAACGCCCGAAGTGACGGGTGGCGTGGGCGACGTAAGCTTAAGCGCTAAGGTCAAATTCGGCGGCAACGAGGTAGCAGTAAATAATGGCACGTTCGTTCCCGAAGCGGCCGGAGAATATAAGGTGACCGTTAAGGCGACGGATGAGTTCGGTCGAATGGCTCAAAGCGAATACAACGTCACGGCGACGGTTGCCGACGCGCCTATAATCGACGAATCGACGATTCTATTGCCAAAATATTTAATTAAGGGCAGGACGTACGAACTGCCTAAGGTCTTCGCCTACGATTATGTAAACGGCAAACGCAAAAAGAACACCGCAATTGCGGTGACGGGCGGCACGCTCACGGGCAACAAGCTTACGCCTACGGCGAGCGTTTGCGAGATAAGCTACGTCGCAGTGCGCGGCGGTAAAAGCTCCTACGTAACGCGTACCGTGCCTGTTATTGACGTGTCGGGCGCGTCGGCGGGCTCGATAGATATAGCCAAGTACTTTGCGACCGAAAACATAGATATGACCAAAACCGACGAATATATAGAGTTTGCGGCGAGCGGCAACGGAAATGCCGAGTTTATTAATAAGTTCGTCGCCGACGATTTCAGTTCGACTCTGATGTTCCCCGACAGCATGAAGGACGGGTCGAAGATCACAGTCGTTCTGTCGGATATTTACTCCGAAAATAAGCTCGAAATAGAATTTGTTCGCGAAGGTGGGGCGGTAGCTTTGATGTATAACGGCACGCGTCGTGCATCGTATGCGTTAAACGAGTATGCACGCATTTCTTACAGAACCGCAAAAAACGCGCTATATTACACGACCGACAGATATTTCTCGCTTGACGGCTTTGACGGCTTTGATTCGGGATATTTGTACTTTGCGGTCAAAGTCGATGACGGCGTTTCGGTGCGGATATCGGAGCTATACGGTCAGGGTATAAACAACCTCGATTACGATAATATACGTCCGAACATTGCGGCGGCAGGCGAATACGAGTTCGAGATAGTAAAGGATAGTATTGTAAAAGTGTATTCGGCGCATTATGCCGACGCACTCGATCCCGTTACGACCGCTACGGTCACGGTCACGGCTCCGTCAGGCGAAGTGATCACCGCTGTAGACGGAACAAAGCTCGAAAACGTTTCGGCGGATAGAGAGTATGAGTTTTACGCTACGGAATACGGATATTACTATATAGAATATACCGCCGAAACAACCGATTATATGCAGTTTGAAACCTATTCCTTTATGGTCGTCGATACGGACGATCCGACTTTAAATGTCGATGGCGGTGTTCCGTCGTCGTTTAAGGTCGGCGGCAGTTGGAGGGTCCCCAATGTCACGGTGCAAGATAACGTTGACAGGCAAGAGGATATGATCGTAAAGTGTCTTGTTCACGAGATCAAAACGCACAAGATACAGGTGTATTCGATAGGCGATACCGTCGTTTTCGAACGCGCCGGACAGTATACGGTAAGCTTTATTACAAGGGATTCGGCAGGTAATACTGCCACCGTCGAGTATGCGGTAACGGTCAAATAGGAGAGGACTATGAACGAAAAAATCAATAAAACGATCGGTATAGCGCTTGCGACGGTCATGATATGCGGTATGCTTGCCGGCTGTTCCGACAAGAACGATAATGTGTTACCTCCTGCTGAACAGCCCGCCGAAACGGTCTTGACGGGCGAAACGCCGAATCTTATACCCGAGGATCAAACGTATACGACGTTCGTGCTGTCCGATAAGGGCGCAACGGAATATTCGATAGTTTTGCCGCAGAACGCCCTCGATCTGTGTAGCTTTGCGTCGGTCGAGCTTCGTGATAGGTTTGCAGAAGCTACGGGCGGAAGCATGAATATAGTGCGCGACAACGCGGTTTCGGGCGTTAACGGCGGCAAGTATATATTCTTGGATCGAACGCCGTTTCTTCCGTCCGATCTCGACGTTACGGAAAATACTCTCGGTTCTAACGGCTATGCGATAAGGACGGTCGGCGACGATGTGTATATATGCGGTGCGACCGAGCGCGGCACGCTAAACGGCGTTTACGAATTTTTAAAGTGCACGGTCAATTACAAATTTTACGCGCCCGAGCTGTGGCAGATAAACGACAACACCGAGGATACTTTGTACATGCCCGACTTCGATATGAGTGTCGTGCCGGCTGTCGATATGCCGTACATCAGAACAGACCATTTTGTCAATCCAACGGCAACGGGTCGGCGTTACAGGGTGATGGGCACCGATGATATATTTATCAATATCTACGGCGCGGGTTATCACGTATCGACGAGTTACGTAAGACCTGCGGAATACGTAAATACGCACCCCGAATATTTTGCGACGGAAGGCAACGAGGCACTTCCCAACAAGGTCCTGTGCGATACCAACGGGCATGTTTCTCAGCTGTGCTACAATGCGCACGGCGATGAGCAAGCGCTCGAAGAAATGCTCGAGATAGAGATGAAGGAGCTTAAAGACTCGATTTTGCGTGAGCAGTCCGATCCGCATCAGCTCATGTACGCTTGGTACACGCAAATGGACAATTACGATTGGTGCGGCTGCGACGCTTGCAAGGCGGACACCGAAAAGTACGGTTCGCCCGCAGGCTCGATCATAAAGCACGCCAATCTTTTATCCGCAATGCTCAAGGAATGGATAGAAGAGGAGGGCATAGGCAGACGGGTCAACCTTGTTATATACGCGTACATGAATACGACCAATGCTCCTACCTATTTCGACGACGATATAAAGATGGCGGACAATATCGCGCTGTTCTATGCGCCGATACGCTCCAATTTTGTAGAGGATTATCACGACATAATAAACGAAACCTATTACGAAAATCTAAAGAATTGGACGAACGCGCTCAACGGCGGCGGACTTATGTTGTGGGCGTACAATCTTTCTTACTTCGGCGATTACATCGCGCCGCACTACGGCTTCGACGCGTTCCAGCAAAACGTTGAGATCATGACGGAAGAGTTCGACATGGACGTGTTTTTGGCGTCGGGCGACTACGAAAACAGAAATCTCCCGTGTTTCGGGATGCTTAAATATTATATCAACGCCGAACTGATGTGGGATCACACGCAGGACGTGTCGCAGCTGCTTGATAACTATTTCAACGTGTGCTACCGCGCCGCCGCGCAGCCGATGCGTCAATACTTCGACCGATTCTGTAATTTCTTTAACTATACGAAGGAAATAAACAACTACGACGGATCGTGGACCAACGCCACGCGCGAAACGCTGAACGCCGAGTTCTATCCGTTGCGCGAGCTTCAAGCCTGGCTCGGCTATACGGACGAGGCTTATGCGGCGATCGAAAGATATAAGGATGACGATCCCATGTTGTATTCGGGGATATCGACGCGCATATTGCAAGAAACCATAACGCCGCGCTACCTGATAACGGAAATTCATAAGGGCAGCTTTGACGGCGAGGTATTCGACGAAATGCTGCGAACGCTCGACGAGGATATGTTGAGCTTGGGTATTATATCTCGCGGCGAAGGAGGCGGAAGATGGTACTAAACAAAAAGCGGATGGCTGTTATTGCGACGGTCGTCGCGGCGACGGCATGCGGAGCGTGCCTTATAGCCTGTAACGACAAAAAGTCGACTGAGCCCACTCCTCCCGCTCATACCGAGTTCGAGTTTAGGGAATCAAACGTGTATTTGGAAAAATACTCGACAAAGCTTTTGTTGCTCGACGGCGCCGACGGCTTGCAATTAAGCTTTGCAAGCTCCGATGAAACGGTTGCGTCGGTGTCGGGCGACGGAACGGTCACCGCTCGCGGCGAAGGCAGCGCCGTAATAACCGCATCGGGCGACGGAGCAAACGCTACCGTGACCGTTAACGTGTCGCGCAACAAGTCGCAGCCCGTTATCGCTGTTTCGAGTAAGTCGGTGACGGTGGCGGAGGGGGGCAAATTCTTTATCGAGCCAACC encodes the following:
- a CDS encoding sugar ABC transporter permease, with amino-acid sequence MKKKNANSAAENATLDTATTVADVTDKIADADTVERSTVAPRNDFGARTKTLLKKIKTNFLFNWRDYLFYFVLVIIPVVQFAIMYVAVNFNSILMSFQSYDKDTGVFSWTGLDNYKAFFTELGTNSLWKTMFINSTIAFLVAQFITKSLAVFFSYYIYKKHFGYKVFRVILFIPSIISSVVTVAVFSQFIDGAFPSILNDWFGMTAQGGLANQETTFFWILFYNVWIAFGPSLLIYSSTMNDISPSVTEAAKIDGCKPFMEFFHIILPNIWPTYVVFTVATLASYFGNSLSIYAFYGSWADDRLYTFGYYLFRNAEIYKGSLEGYPYLSTIGVCFTVVLVPIVLGIRKLMLKLGPSTK
- a CDS encoding extracellular solute-binding protein, giving the protein MKKTGKKLVSTLCAIAVCCSVCGAAVGCGNPFVEEEEQADTTKVQLYVGNFNQGFGKKWLEDAAARFCELKKDETGYAEGKTGVQIIIDDVSIGDSLIGSVGNERSEIIFNESMDYYSWIKRGNVRDITEIVTGDLGDFGEADNTIYDKMYPSAQSFYRYTDDKFYGIPFYESTFGIIYDRDVFENNNLYMDKNGRFTLSSQTDSNASSGPDGDAATTIDNGLPATFSEFYALCDEMKRKGLQPFTWTGRNDNYISRFIQSMSMYLDGYENSRIHFDLQGTATKLVDRIENGVAILKEPTEISQSDAYKMYESAGKYYTLEFLNNILSRNYDYSAKRGNTAYNHTNAQDDFVTNNTKRHKNSLGKDIAMLIDGTWFLNEAAGTFTDLSKTEPNASASIRQFGLMPLPHPDDWGPQKFTYVDTNQTLCCVTKNADESKMKLISDFIKFLHTDAELEAFTKSTSTLRAFKYIDGMDTSGDGFTPYAKQLIELKKFIGSDVIYPISDNAVFANNTNKLFFSHEEFLSSAVGASTLKYPNRVMVGSTPTSEKTYFDGLKAYHNATWWNGIIE
- a CDS encoding carbohydrate ABC transporter permease, whose translation is MSNRKERLRDYGIKFKDSLTPFNIILFIGLLLLALSLVIPFVWAIITSLKSRLDFNADALGFPPQLYWQNYVDAYKNFTVSVAYGTGKRTYNIWGMLIFSLIYSLGGAVIQCAACVFVAYAVARFKNYKISKLLYGIVIVTMILPIVGALPSEIRVLKSLGLYNTLFGILFMKASFLGTYFLVFHSFFAGIPKDYYEAASLDGAGNFQILFKIILPMAKNLIFTVIILYFIGNWNDYNVSLVYAPSIPTLAYGLYNYNFSNVPEITSTPHKMAGAMMLFIPIMIFFCVFSDKLISGNLTMGGVKE
- a CDS encoding ATP-binding cassette domain-containing protein, producing the protein MASLSLRNVTKTYPQAVRKKKGGDNSLRTGSFTAVKDFNMEIADGEFVVFVGPSGCGKSTTLRMIAGLEHITSGELYIGDKLVNNVQPMNRDIAMVFQSYALYPHMTAYNNIAFGLRMRKIHVAVVDQNGQPVLKINRKKLKELAKEIKSIEKKLSDTIDPPSEDDRSALVDKKAKLEEEYKYYESTPVPSYKLKHIAKSVIDEKVKWAAKVLGIEDILQNKPSAMSGGQRQRIALGRAIVREPKVMLLDEPLSNLDAKLRTQMRSELVRLHNELKTTFIYVTHDQVEAMTMGTRIVVMKDGIVQQIDTPTNLFDYPDNRFVAGFIGTPQMNFFDVTVKKIGKKMCVTFISGEKAELSLEKLRPFDERYLDGDEHKAVMGIRGAALLVGKGENVITATVNITEVLGDTTQIYARLDGMDKDIVICGSERVVYSSGDKINVSFGESSLHFFDADSGASILKRE
- a CDS encoding DUF4838 domain-containing protein, producing MNEKINKTIGIALATVMICGMLAGCSDKNDNVLPPAEQPAETVLTGETPNLIPEDQTYTTFVLSDKGATEYSIVLPQNALDLCSFASVELRDRFAEATGGSMNIVRDNAVSGVNGGKYIFLDRTPFLPSDLDVTENTLGSNGYAIRTVGDDVYICGATERGTLNGVYEFLKCTVNYKFYAPELWQINDNTEDTLYMPDFDMSVVPAVDMPYIRTDHFVNPTATGRRYRVMGTDDIFINIYGAGYHVSTSYVRPAEYVNTHPEYFATEGNEALPNKVLCDTNGHVSQLCYNAHGDEQALEEMLEIEMKELKDSILREQSDPHQLMYAWYTQMDNYDWCGCDACKADTEKYGSPAGSIIKHANLLSAMLKEWIEEEGIGRRVNLVIYAYMNTTNAPTYFDDDIKMADNIALFYAPIRSNFVEDYHDIINETYYENLKNWTNALNGGGLMLWAYNLSYFGDYIAPHYGFDAFQQNVEIMTEEFDMDVFLASGDYENRNLPCFGMLKYYINAELMWDHTQDVSQLLDNYFNVCYRAAAQPMRQYFDRFCNFFNYTKEINNYDGSWTNATRETLNAEFYPLRELQAWLGYTDEAYAAIERYKDDDPMLYSGISTRILQETITPRYLITEIHKGSFDGEVFDEMLRTLDEDMLSLGIISRGEGGGRWY